The Streptomyces sp. NBC_00162 genome window below encodes:
- a CDS encoding MarR family winged helix-turn-helix transcriptional regulator, with translation MTPASEPRWLTEPEQDAWYAWRRMFPLVNAEIARDLGQDSGLSEADYDVLSVLGSTDGHRMRISALAGLMHWSRSRLSHQLTRMEQRGIVRREEVAGDGRGAEVVLTETGVDTIMTAAPLHVESVRRHLIDVLTPQQLRTLAEVGEVLRLRMGAERKRG, from the coding sequence ATGACCCCCGCATCCGAGCCCCGCTGGCTCACGGAGCCCGAACAGGACGCCTGGTACGCCTGGCGGCGGATGTTTCCGCTGGTCAACGCGGAGATCGCACGGGACCTCGGCCAGGACAGCGGCCTCTCCGAAGCGGACTACGACGTCCTGTCGGTGCTCGGCTCCACCGACGGCCACCGCATGCGGATCAGCGCGCTGGCAGGCCTGATGCACTGGTCCCGCAGTCGGCTGTCCCACCAGCTCACCCGCATGGAACAGCGCGGCATCGTCCGCCGCGAGGAGGTCGCCGGCGACGGCCGCGGCGCGGAGGTGGTCCTCACCGAGACCGGCGTGGACACGATCATGACCGCGGCCCCGCTCCACGTGGAGTCCGTACGCCGCCACCTGATCGACGTCCTGACGCCGCAGCAGCTCCGCACCCTGGCCGAGGTCGGCGAGGTGCTCCGCCTGCGGATGGGCGCCGAGCGCAAGCGCGGCTAG
- a CDS encoding AAA domain-containing protein, whose translation MTTAFDPGAAASRATAAILHDTLHGTERGVVVDSPPGAGKSTLVVRAARELAAAGRRLMVVAQTNAQVDDLVLRLADKDPELKVGRLHSSDGDAYDPALRELPSVTLSAKPGDLAELPITISTAAKWAYVKDVEPWEHAIVDEAYQMRSDALLAVAGLFDRALFVGDPGQLDPFSVVGAEQWAGLSYDPSASAVSTLLAHNPHLPQHRLPVSWRLPATAAPLVSRAFYPYTQFRSGTGPGERRLSYGVPSDGSGPDRVLDEAAESGWGLLELPARHTPRTDPEAVAAVALVVRRALDRGAVTSDEQSAGPAPLTADRVAVGTAHRDQASAIRAALASLGVTGVTVDTANRLQGREYDLTVILHPLSGRPDATAFHLETGRLCVLASRHRHACVVVARAGIAELLDDHPSTEPVQLGVTVKFPDGWEANHSVLAHLAEHRVRWKP comes from the coding sequence GTGACCACCGCCTTCGACCCGGGGGCCGCCGCCTCGCGGGCGACCGCCGCCATCCTGCACGACACCCTGCACGGGACCGAGCGGGGCGTGGTCGTCGACTCTCCGCCCGGAGCCGGCAAGTCCACGCTCGTCGTCCGGGCGGCCCGGGAACTGGCCGCGGCCGGGCGCCGGCTGATGGTGGTGGCGCAGACGAACGCGCAGGTCGACGATCTGGTGCTGCGGCTCGCCGACAAGGATCCGGAGCTGAAGGTCGGCCGGCTGCACAGCAGCGACGGCGACGCCTACGACCCCGCGCTGCGCGAGCTGCCCTCGGTCACGCTCTCCGCCAAGCCGGGGGACCTCGCGGAGCTGCCGATCACCATCTCCACGGCGGCGAAGTGGGCGTACGTCAAGGACGTGGAGCCCTGGGAGCACGCCATCGTCGACGAGGCGTACCAGATGCGTTCCGACGCGCTGCTGGCCGTGGCCGGGCTGTTCGACCGGGCGCTGTTCGTGGGCGATCCGGGGCAGCTGGACCCCTTCAGCGTGGTGGGCGCGGAGCAGTGGGCGGGCCTGTCCTACGACCCCTCCGCCTCGGCGGTCAGCACCCTGCTCGCCCACAACCCGCACCTGCCGCAGCACCGGCTGCCGGTGTCGTGGCGGCTCCCGGCGACGGCCGCGCCGCTGGTCTCCCGGGCGTTCTACCCGTACACGCAGTTCCGCAGCGGTACGGGCCCGGGCGAGCGGCGGCTGTCCTACGGGGTCCCCTCGGACGGGTCGGGTCCGGACCGGGTGCTGGACGAGGCCGCCGAGTCGGGCTGGGGCCTGCTGGAACTGCCCGCGCGGCACACCCCGCGCACCGACCCGGAGGCGGTGGCCGCGGTGGCCCTGGTGGTCCGCCGGGCCCTGGACCGCGGGGCGGTGACCTCCGACGAGCAATCGGCGGGACCGGCGCCGCTCACCGCGGACCGCGTCGCGGTGGGCACCGCGCACCGCGACCAGGCGTCGGCGATCCGGGCGGCGCTGGCCTCGCTCGGGGTCACCGGGGTCACGGTGGACACCGCGAACCGCCTCCAGGGGCGGGAGTACGACCTCACGGTGATCCTCCACCCGCTGTCGGGCCGCCCCGACGCGACGGCCTTCCACCTGGAGACGGGCCGCCTGTGCGTACTGGCCTCCCGGCACCGGCACGCCTGCGTGGTGGTGGCCCGGGCGGGCATAGCGGAGCTCCTGGACGACCACCCCTCGACGGAGCCGGTGCAGCTGGGCGTGACGGTGAAGTTCCCGGACGGCTGGGAGGCGAACCACTCGGTCCTGGCCCACCTGGCGGAACACCGGGTGCGCTGGAAGCCCTAG
- a CDS encoding tetratricopeptide repeat protein — MAASPHSPNSMFRRLRGQHSPAEFAALVRRAAKEIGETVSCDARYVGRVESGEIRCPNYAYERVFLHMFPGRTLADLGFSPREAVRGRSALRDPSAPSPHPSPSPSRSKESDVLRRAFMAGGSATVAAATLSLTLLGDTRRLPYRAGESEAAAVEDAVRQIRLLDDRHGADALYRRAAEPLRAAYALLDAGAARQSTEDRLHAGAGELAVSVGWLAHDSGRFDDARSHYAEALATARVSGDAGLEAHAFSNMAFLARDCGRSREAVRAAQAGRRAARSLGSPRLLSLLALREAGGWAGLADRKACEEALARAHTEFSRGGAGADPEWMSFFGEAELESLEARCWATLGEHARAARHARRAADLQDPHFARNVALYTAELAGDLAHAGAPDEAAWAGGRVLDLLAEVQSTRVRSLLSETARTLVPHQRSPRVGAFLTRHAAV; from the coding sequence ATGGCGGCGTCCCCCCACTCACCCAACTCCATGTTCCGGCGGCTGCGCGGGCAGCACTCCCCGGCCGAGTTCGCGGCGCTGGTGCGCCGGGCCGCGAAGGAGATCGGCGAAACGGTTTCCTGCGACGCCCGCTACGTCGGCCGGGTCGAGTCCGGCGAGATCCGCTGCCCCAACTACGCGTACGAGCGGGTCTTCCTCCACATGTTCCCCGGTCGCACCCTGGCCGACCTGGGCTTCTCACCGCGCGAGGCCGTCCGCGGCCGTTCCGCCCTGCGCGACCCGTCCGCCCCTTCCCCCCACCCGTCCCCTTCCCCTTCCCGTTCCAAGGAGAGCGACGTGCTGCGTCGCGCGTTCATGGCGGGCGGCTCCGCGACCGTGGCGGCCGCGACGCTCAGCCTCACCCTGCTCGGCGACACCCGCCGACTCCCGTACCGCGCCGGAGAGTCCGAGGCTGCGGCCGTCGAGGACGCCGTACGCCAGATCCGGCTGCTGGACGACCGGCACGGGGCCGACGCGCTGTACCGCAGGGCCGCCGAGCCCCTGCGCGCCGCGTACGCGCTGCTCGACGCCGGGGCCGCCCGGCAGTCCACCGAGGACCGGCTGCACGCGGGCGCCGGCGAACTGGCCGTCTCCGTCGGCTGGCTCGCCCACGACTCGGGCCGCTTCGACGACGCCCGCTCGCACTACGCGGAGGCCCTGGCGACGGCCCGGGTGTCGGGGGACGCGGGCCTGGAGGCGCACGCGTTCAGCAACATGGCCTTCCTGGCCCGGGACTGCGGCCGCTCCCGCGAGGCGGTACGGGCGGCCCAGGCGGGCCGCCGCGCAGCCCGCTCCCTCGGTTCCCCGCGGCTGCTGTCGCTGCTCGCGCTGCGGGAGGCGGGCGGCTGGGCGGGCCTGGCCGACCGCAAGGCCTGCGAGGAGGCGCTGGCCCGGGCCCACACGGAGTTCTCCCGGGGCGGGGCGGGCGCCGACCCGGAGTGGATGTCCTTCTTCGGCGAGGCCGAGCTGGAGTCCCTGGAGGCCAGGTGCTGGGCGACGCTGGGCGAGCACGCCCGTGCGGCCCGGCACGCCCGGCGCGCCGCCGACCTCCAGGATCCGCACTTCGCCCGGAACGTGGCCCTCTACACCGCCGAGCTGGCCGGTGACCTGGCCCACGCGGGAGCCCCCGACGAGGCCGCCTGGGCGGGCGGCCGGGTGCTGGACCTGCTGGCCGAGGTCCAGTCCACCCGGGTCCGGTCCCTGCTCTCGGAGACGGCCCGCACCCTGGTCCCGCACCAGCGCTCGCCGCGCGTGGGCGCCTTCCTGACCCGGCACGCCGCCGTCTGA
- a CDS encoding M6 family metalloprotease domain-containing protein yields the protein MARQLTPGGVDRSRIRSTAAALTSLTALAAMSLVAGPAVAVSGAGPCALTRTAAHHSLGLDTWNGAYPRPERTLNAVMVFLSFPDHRTALAPEEIAGDYFPATSDFFERASYGRFRLVPHPQKQWIRMPKPSTAYGIQRDWAPEDRAAYLRDAVRTADPEVDFGKYDVVYFVADPDAPGVDSDATKVVNFDRPIRADGTDLRRIVTVFERHPPDRNVLAHETGHVFDLPDLYHRPTDGKGDWDTYVGDWDVMGSQFGMAPDLFAWHKWKLGWLDPAQVDCVQSGSSLHTLQPLAEVPVRGGTGGTRLAVIRTGPGSAIAVEARGSAGNDGDTCTEGVLVYRVRNEASSGGGPIEVLDAHPSTEACWDRSVYPPLADAPLEVGETYTVPGERIRIEVADRTQSGAYTVKITT from the coding sequence GTGGCGCGACAGCTGACACCCGGGGGAGTGGACCGTTCCCGCATCCGAAGTACGGCGGCAGCCCTCACCTCCCTGACGGCGCTCGCCGCCATGTCGCTCGTCGCGGGGCCCGCGGTGGCCGTTTCCGGGGCCGGTCCCTGCGCACTGACCCGTACGGCCGCACACCATTCACTGGGCCTGGACACCTGGAACGGCGCCTACCCGCGGCCCGAGCGCACCCTCAACGCGGTCATGGTCTTCCTCTCCTTCCCCGACCACCGGACCGCCCTCGCCCCCGAGGAGATCGCCGGCGACTACTTCCCCGCCACCAGCGACTTCTTCGAGCGGGCCTCGTACGGCCGGTTCCGCCTGGTCCCGCATCCGCAGAAGCAGTGGATCCGGATGCCCAAGCCGTCCACCGCGTACGGGATACAGCGCGACTGGGCCCCGGAGGACCGGGCGGCCTACCTGCGGGACGCGGTCAGGACCGCCGACCCCGAGGTGGACTTCGGCAAGTACGACGTCGTCTACTTCGTCGCCGACCCGGACGCGCCCGGGGTGGACTCCGATGCCACGAAGGTCGTCAACTTCGACCGCCCGATCCGCGCGGACGGCACGGACCTGCGGCGGATCGTCACCGTCTTCGAGCGGCACCCGCCGGACCGCAACGTGCTCGCCCACGAGACCGGGCACGTCTTCGACCTGCCCGACCTCTACCACCGGCCGACGGACGGCAAGGGCGACTGGGACACCTACGTCGGGGACTGGGACGTGATGGGCAGCCAGTTCGGGATGGCCCCGGACCTCTTCGCCTGGCACAAGTGGAAGCTCGGCTGGCTGGACCCCGCCCAGGTGGACTGCGTCCAGTCGGGCTCCTCGCTGCACACCCTCCAGCCGCTGGCCGAGGTCCCGGTGCGGGGCGGCACGGGAGGGACCCGGCTCGCCGTGATCCGTACGGGCCCCGGCAGCGCGATCGCCGTCGAGGCGCGGGGATCCGCCGGCAACGACGGGGACACCTGCACGGAAGGGGTCCTGGTCTACCGGGTGCGCAACGAGGCGTCGTCGGGCGGCGGCCCGATCGAGGTCCTGGACGCGCATCCGTCGACGGAGGCGTGCTGGGACCGCTCGGTGTACCCGCCGCTCGCGGACGCGCCGCTGGAGGTGGGCGAGACGTACACCGTGCCGGGGGAGCGGATCAGGATCGAGGTGGCCGACCGGACCCAGTCGGGCGCGTACACGGTGAAGATCACGACGTAG
- a CDS encoding NADPH-dependent FMN reductase, with amino-acid sequence MTRLHVISAATRPTSSGRPLARWVVEQARARGGFEVTPVDLAEIALPFLDEPEYASSGVYTHQHTRDWSALIDAADAVLFVLPMYNGGFTAPFKNAIDFLYREWQGKPVGIVSYSAGPTGGAPAAEMLLPVLTRVGMRPAERSLAVPGIPGLVGPEGFAAPEGLADELAGVLDDVAGLAAERAAEALTV; translated from the coding sequence GTGACCCGTCTCCACGTCATCTCCGCCGCCACCCGCCCCACCTCCTCCGGCCGTCCGCTCGCCCGGTGGGTCGTCGAGCAGGCCCGCGCCCGCGGCGGCTTCGAGGTCACGCCCGTCGACCTCGCCGAGATCGCGCTGCCCTTCCTGGACGAGCCCGAGTACGCCTCCAGCGGTGTCTACACACATCAGCACACCCGGGACTGGAGCGCGCTGATCGACGCGGCGGACGCCGTCCTCTTCGTGCTGCCGATGTACAACGGCGGCTTCACCGCCCCCTTCAAGAACGCGATCGACTTCCTCTACCGCGAGTGGCAGGGCAAGCCGGTCGGCATCGTCAGCTACAGCGCCGGCCCCACGGGCGGCGCCCCGGCCGCCGAGATGCTGCTCCCGGTCCTCACCCGGGTCGGCATGCGGCCCGCCGAACGGTCCCTCGCGGTCCCCGGCATCCCGGGCCTGGTCGGTCCCGAGGGGTTCGCGGCGCCGGAGGGGCTCGCGGACGAGCTGGCCGGCGTCCTCGACGACGTGGCGGGACTGGCGGCGGAGCGCGCAGCCGAGGCCCTCACCGTGTGA
- a CDS encoding histidine phosphatase family protein: MAPRILLARHGQTAWSQLGKHTGRTDVPLLEEGKRGAKLLGERLARDPWKGLPGLEVRTSPLVRASESCDLAGFGVRAEPWDALMEWDYGDYEGMTPAEIQAVRPGWLIWRDGVPGGESVADVAARADEVVAWARSAERDVLVFAHGHILRTLAARWLGFEASFGARIRLEPTSLSVLGWAYGAPALERWNDTGHLDS; the protein is encoded by the coding sequence ATGGCCCCCCGCATCCTGCTGGCCCGCCACGGCCAGACGGCGTGGTCCCAGCTCGGCAAGCACACCGGACGCACGGACGTGCCCCTGCTGGAGGAGGGCAAGCGGGGCGCCAAGCTGCTCGGCGAGCGGCTGGCCCGTGACCCGTGGAAGGGCCTGCCCGGACTGGAGGTCCGCACCAGCCCGCTGGTCCGCGCGAGCGAGAGCTGCGACCTCGCGGGCTTCGGCGTCCGGGCCGAGCCGTGGGACGCGTTGATGGAGTGGGACTACGGGGACTACGAGGGCATGACCCCGGCCGAGATCCAGGCGGTCCGCCCCGGCTGGCTGATCTGGCGTGACGGCGTCCCGGGCGGCGAGTCCGTCGCCGATGTCGCGGCGCGCGCGGACGAGGTGGTCGCCTGGGCCCGCTCGGCCGAGCGGGACGTCCTGGTCTTCGCCCACGGGCACATCCTGCGCACCCTGGCCGCCCGCTGGCTCGGCTTCGAGGCCTCCTTCGGCGCCCGGATCCGCCTGGAACCCACCTCGCTGTCGGTCCTCGGCTGGGCGTACGGGGCCCCCGCGCTGGAGCGCTGGAACGACACCGGGCACTTGGACTCGTAG
- a CDS encoding response regulator transcription factor: MASVLVVEDDQFVRSALIRHLTEASHTVRSVGTALEALREVAHHRFDVVILDLGLPDLDGSEALKMLRGITDVPVIIATARDDEAEIVRLLNDGADDYLTKPFSVEHLSARMAAVLRRARAAAGAEPPSRVLRVGGLAIDPLRRQAELDGTVLDLTRREFDLLAFLAGRPGVVVARRELLAEVWQQSYGDDQTIDVHLSWLRRKLGETAARPRYLHTLRGVGVKLEPPR; encoded by the coding sequence ATGGCAAGTGTGCTCGTGGTCGAGGACGACCAGTTCGTACGTTCCGCCCTCATCCGGCACCTGACCGAGGCCTCGCACACCGTGCGGAGCGTCGGCACGGCCCTCGAGGCACTGCGCGAGGTCGCCCACCACCGCTTCGACGTGGTCATCCTCGACCTCGGGCTGCCCGACCTCGACGGGTCGGAAGCGCTCAAGATGCTGCGCGGCATCACCGACGTGCCGGTGATCATCGCGACCGCGCGCGACGACGAGGCGGAGATCGTCCGGCTGCTCAACGACGGCGCCGACGACTACCTGACCAAACCTTTCTCCGTGGAGCACCTCTCGGCCCGGATGGCCGCCGTCCTGCGCCGCGCCCGCGCCGCCGCCGGGGCCGAACCGCCCTCCCGCGTACTGCGCGTCGGCGGGCTGGCCATCGACCCGCTGCGCCGCCAGGCCGAGCTCGACGGGACGGTACTGGACCTCACCCGCCGGGAGTTCGACCTGCTGGCCTTCCTCGCCGGGCGGCCCGGGGTGGTCGTGGCCCGGCGCGAGCTGCTCGCCGAGGTCTGGCAGCAGTCGTACGGGGACGACCAGACCATCGACGTCCACCTCTCCTGGCTGCGCCGCAAGCTCGGCGAAACCGCCGCCCGGCCGCGTTACCTGCACACGCTGCGGGGTGTCGGGGTCAAGCTCGAGCCGCCGCGGTGA
- a CDS encoding VOC family protein — protein MTITSVVLRRRVDDLGPALDFYVRLTGQPATRFEFAGLDLATVGPFLLFSGPDAIAERFAGVAATLAVADLDAAVAHCAAAGGEVIAAPAPTPNGRRAVVRHPDGGVYEYLGG, from the coding sequence ATGACGATTACTTCCGTGGTGCTGCGGCGGCGCGTGGACGATCTCGGTCCGGCCCTGGACTTCTACGTACGGCTGACCGGTCAGCCGGCGACCCGGTTCGAGTTCGCCGGCCTGGACCTGGCGACCGTCGGGCCGTTCCTGCTGTTCAGCGGGCCCGACGCGATCGCCGAGCGGTTCGCGGGCGTGGCGGCCACGCTGGCCGTGGCCGACCTGGACGCGGCGGTCGCGCACTGCGCGGCCGCCGGGGGCGAGGTGATCGCCGCCCCCGCGCCCACGCCCAACGGGCGCCGCGCGGTGGTCCGCCATCCCGACGGCGGGGTCTACGAGTACCTCGGCGGCTGA
- a CDS encoding spermidine synthase, with translation MAGKDRGKSRNKGEQQRGRGGAEPVVGQVAGGRAELAPDRERADAWTLLIDGAPQSHVDLADPGYLDFAYQRRIGHLIDLAAPARQPLNVVHLGGGAFTLARYTAASRPRSTQQIVEIDAALVAFVREHLPLDPQARIRVRAVDARAGLAKVPDGWADLVIADVFSGARTPAHLTSAEFLDDVRRALAPGGWYVANLADGPPLAHLRGQIATAASRFAELALAADPVVWRGKRFGNAVLVAADRELPVAEFTRRVASDPHPGRVEHGRALADFAGGAVPVADASAVASPQPPPSVFR, from the coding sequence GTGGCAGGCAAAGACAGAGGCAAGAGCCGGAACAAGGGCGAGCAGCAGCGCGGACGCGGCGGCGCCGAGCCGGTCGTCGGGCAGGTGGCCGGCGGGCGGGCGGAGCTGGCGCCCGACCGCGAGCGCGCGGACGCCTGGACCCTGCTGATCGACGGCGCCCCGCAGTCGCACGTGGACCTGGCCGACCCCGGGTACCTGGACTTCGCGTACCAGCGGCGGATCGGCCACCTGATCGACCTCGCCGCGCCCGCCCGGCAGCCCCTGAACGTGGTGCACCTGGGCGGCGGCGCCTTCACCCTCGCCCGCTACACCGCCGCCTCCCGCCCCCGCTCCACGCAGCAGATCGTGGAGATCGACGCCGCGCTGGTGGCCTTCGTACGGGAACACCTGCCGCTGGACCCGCAGGCGCGGATCCGGGTCCGCGCGGTGGACGCCCGGGCGGGCCTGGCCAAGGTGCCGGACGGCTGGGCGGACCTGGTGATCGCGGACGTGTTCAGCGGTGCGCGCACCCCGGCGCACCTGACGAGCGCCGAGTTCCTGGACGACGTACGCCGTGCCCTCGCGCCGGGCGGGTGGTACGTGGCCAACCTCGCGGACGGTCCGCCCCTGGCCCATCTGCGGGGCCAGATCGCGACGGCCGCGTCCCGGTTCGCCGAGCTGGCGCTGGCGGCCGATCCAGTGGTCTGGCGGGGGAAACGCTTCGGCAACGCCGTCCTGGTGGCCGCCGACCGCGAACTGCCCGTCGCGGAATTCACCCGCCGGGTCGCGAGCGATCCGCATCCGGGCCGGGTGGAGCACGGCCGGGCCCTGGCGGACTTCGCGGGCGGCGCCGTGCCCGTGGCGGACGCCTCGGCGGTGGCCTCGCCGCAGCCGCCGCCCTCGGTCTTCCGTTAG